In a genomic window of Pseudoxanthomonas sp. Root65:
- the yeiP gene encoding elongation factor P-like protein YeiP codes for MKAFDIKKGNVVEHNGGVYQIRDIERSSPQGRGGNVRFRFIMYSVPGGNKLDASFDADDNLSEVELLRRQATYSYKDGDAFVFLDDEDYTPYTLDANVIGDDAGYITDGLAGCYVQVIDELPVALQLPQHVTLEVVETPPELKGGTATKRPKPAKLSTGIEIMVPEYITNGERILVNTTTGEFGGRAD; via the coding sequence ATGAAAGCTTTCGACATCAAGAAAGGCAACGTCGTCGAACACAACGGCGGCGTGTACCAGATCCGCGACATCGAGCGCAGCTCGCCGCAGGGCCGCGGCGGCAATGTGCGCTTCCGTTTTATCATGTACAGCGTGCCCGGCGGCAACAAGCTGGATGCCAGCTTCGATGCCGACGACAACCTGAGCGAGGTGGAACTGCTTCGCCGCCAGGCGACGTATTCCTACAAGGACGGCGACGCGTTCGTGTTCCTCGACGACGAGGACTACACGCCGTACACGCTGGACGCCAACGTCATCGGCGACGACGCCGGCTACATCACCGACGGCCTGGCGGGCTGCTACGTGCAGGTGATCGATGAACTGCCGGTCGCCCTGCAGCTGCCGCAGCACGTGACGCTGGAAGTGGTGGAAACGCCGCCGGAACTGAAGGGCGGCACCGCCACCAAGCGCCCGAAGCCGGCCAAGCTGAGCACCGGCATCGAGATCATGGTGCCGGAGTACATCACCAACGGTGAACGCATCCTGGTCAACACCACCACCGGTGAATTCGGCGGCCGCGCGGACTGA
- a CDS encoding SDR family NAD(P)-dependent oxidoreductase, producing the protein MQLSDTRAVITGGVSGLGLAVARHLVAQGGKAALFDVNDDKGAAAVAELGEANVRYFRTDVTDEAGVAANVAAAQAFLGGLNAAINCAGILGAGRVLGKESPMPLSTFQATVMVNLVGSFNVAKAAADLMQHNTPNADGERGVIVNTASVAAYEGQIGQAAYSASKGGVVGMTLPMARELSRFGIRVMTVAPGIFWTPMVDGMPDAVQQSLSASIPFPSRLGKPEEFADLVAYILGNPYLNGETIRLDGAVRLAPK; encoded by the coding sequence ATGCAGCTTTCCGACACCCGCGCCGTCATCACCGGCGGTGTTTCCGGCCTGGGCCTGGCCGTCGCCCGCCATCTCGTCGCCCAGGGCGGCAAGGCCGCGCTGTTCGACGTCAACGACGACAAGGGCGCGGCCGCCGTCGCCGAACTCGGCGAGGCCAATGTCCGCTACTTCCGCACCGACGTCACCGACGAGGCCGGCGTGGCGGCGAACGTGGCGGCAGCGCAGGCATTCCTCGGCGGGCTGAATGCGGCGATCAACTGCGCCGGCATCCTCGGCGCCGGCCGCGTACTCGGCAAGGAATCCCCGATGCCGCTGTCCACGTTCCAGGCCACCGTGATGGTCAACCTGGTCGGCAGCTTCAACGTGGCCAAGGCCGCGGCCGACCTGATGCAGCACAACACGCCGAACGCCGACGGCGAGCGCGGCGTGATCGTCAACACCGCCAGCGTGGCGGCGTACGAAGGCCAGATCGGCCAGGCCGCGTATTCGGCATCGAAAGGCGGCGTGGTCGGCATGACCCTGCCGATGGCGCGCGAACTGTCGCGCTTCGGCATCCGCGTGATGACCGTCGCCCCGGGCATCTTCTGGACGCCGATGGTCGACGGCATGCCGGACGCCGTGCAGCAGTCGCTCAGCGCCTCGATCCCCTTCCCGTCCCGCCTGGGCAAGCCGGAGGAGTTCGCCGACCTGGTCGCCTACATCCTCGGCAACCCCTACCTCAACGGCGAAACCATCCGACTGGATGGCGCCGTGCGGTTGGCGCCGAAATAA